The Penaeus chinensis breed Huanghai No. 1 chromosome 36, ASM1920278v2, whole genome shotgun sequence genome includes a region encoding these proteins:
- the LOC125045161 gene encoding uncharacterized protein LOC125045161, whose translation MCFGELKTLPTRTNTYCAMACSANSACNAFHYQYEKCSLYLHVVQPGSTSVNCYVPTDALTASLPNPNDLATPPPPTTQPAASLSMTTSLSMTTGGSPVLDWNGVNELEVDFQRRCDTNGGIIGIFVESDIYNFLCRRSPNEIPLTVSDPAPLCNPGTAIDCLTTTCDADKIFIGYDQNGPKGPCYTISSQQATVDKADCYTETSAGPLPDGKGSSWTQWRVCRSDAFFVMVAADVTGGTIASVTCCRAKVV comes from the exons ATGTGTTTTGGTGAGCTGAAGACTCTGCCGACGCGTACGAACACTTACTGTGCCATGGCTTGTAGTGCAA ATAGCGCATGCAACGCGTTCCACTACCAATATGAAAAATGCTCGTTGTACCTACATGTGGTTCAGCCAGGGTCAACCTCCGTGAATTGCTATGTTCCAA CGGATGCCCTTACAGCCAGCCTGCCCAACCCTAACGACCTGGCgacccccccgccccctaccACTCAGCCGGCAGCCAGCTTATCCATGACAACATCCTTATCCATGACAACG GGTGGTTCACCAGTCCTTGACTGGAATGGAGTGAATGAATTAGAAGTCGATTTCCAAAGAAGATGCGACACCAACGGAGGAATCATTGGGATATTCGTAGAGAGCGACATATATAACTTCCTGTGCCGAAGGTCACCCAATGAAATCCCGCTGACCGTGTCAGATCCTGCTCCGCTCTGCAACCCCGGCACTGCGATAGACTGCCTGACCACCACGTGCGATGCGGACAAGATCTTCATCGGCTACGACCAGAACGGGCCAAAGGGACCCTGCTACACCATCAGCAGTCAGCAGGCCACTGTTGACAAGGCAGACTGCTACACCGAAACCTCCGCCGGCCCTCTGCCAGACGGGAAGGGCAGTTCGTGGACGCAGTGGAGGGTCTGCCGCTCGGACGCCTTCTTCGTGATGGTGGCGGCCGATGTGACCGGCGGCACCATCGCAAGCGTTACTTGCTGCAGAGCCAAAGTTGTGTAA